In the genome of Massilibacillus massiliensis, one region contains:
- a CDS encoding type IV pilus inner membrane component PilO, translating to MNKVNYKLKYQLILCITIICCIVSSFYNYIYHLQQIEIFELGNIKQENEQKVRRIEEFTIQHPDISEYEQEIKQKMESANKRLPSQNDLSNFLMDIRKISEETQVELIFIKPKNTIDKDNYRYLLLDIKIKGDYSKILIFLKKLESLARFNTINKMVIKTVEDSLITEIELNLYTYGALKNNMKEQSNIEFRVDE from the coding sequence ATGAATAAAGTAAATTATAAATTAAAATATCAATTAATATTGTGTATTACGATAATTTGTTGTATAGTTAGTTCATTCTATAACTACATTTATCATCTGCAGCAGATCGAAATCTTTGAATTAGGAAATATTAAACAAGAAAACGAGCAGAAAGTTCGTAGGATAGAAGAGTTTACGATACAGCATCCTGATATAAGCGAGTATGAGCAGGAAATAAAGCAGAAAATGGAGAGTGCAAATAAAAGACTCCCTAGTCAAAACGATTTAAGTAATTTTCTTATGGATATACGAAAAATTTCAGAAGAAACTCAAGTAGAGTTAATATTCATAAAACCCAAAAATACAATTGATAAAGATAATTATAGATATTTATTATTAGATATAAAAATTAAAGGCGATTATAGTAAAATACTTATATTTTTAAAGAAGCTGGAAAGTTTAGCGCGGTTTAATACAATAAATAAAATGGTGATTAAAACCGTAGAAGATTCTTTAATTACAGAAATAGAACTGAATCTCTATACGTATGGTGCTTTAAAAAATAATATGAAAGAACAGTCAAATATTGAGTTTAGAGTCGATGAATAG
- a CDS encoding PilN domain-containing protein, with protein sequence MIKINLLPPEKRCTTYLMKNFFIKLVFLTILLCFFVYVRGEFAISTLRQHIKSGDEQYTLLNHTVERKNRIEADVKQLEIKNDILAGITSNTISKYAILVHLSNVVVENVWLTELQLKETNLVLKGNAYNYKSLAAFLRKLEEDVLFKNVSLITSENKTDVIAGADVTTFEIMVYFKEF encoded by the coding sequence ATGATAAAAATTAATTTATTGCCACCAGAAAAACGATGCACTACGTATCTGATGAAAAATTTTTTTATTAAACTTGTTTTCTTGACTATCTTATTATGTTTTTTTGTGTACGTAAGAGGAGAATTTGCAATTAGTACATTAAGACAACATATAAAATCTGGTGATGAACAGTATACGTTGTTGAATCATACGGTGGAAAGAAAAAATAGAATAGAAGCAGATGTTAAGCAATTAGAAATTAAAAATGATATTCTTGCAGGAATAACTAGTAATACGATATCAAAATATGCAATTTTAGTTCATTTAAGCAACGTAGTTGTTGAAAATGTATGGTTAACAGAATTGCAATTGAAAGAGACAAATTTAGTTTTAAAAGGAAATGCATACAATTATAAATCGTTAGCTGCTTTTTTAAGAAAACTTGAAGAAGATGTGCTATTTAAAAATGTTTCATTGATAACTTCGGAAAATAAGACTGATGTTATAGCCGGGGCAGATGTTACAACATTTGAAATTATGGTTTATTTTAAGGAATTTTGA
- the pilM gene encoding type IV pilus biogenesis protein PilM: protein MLISDNLITVIKRFIIPSYKRVMGIDITGSSIQIVELSLHNKKTVLTAFVKEQLMDELGSHLLSSIQTMITHWGVKSKAAIIAIEDSNVFIKKLILPNLSETEIEEAVKWEIDQLNPFETGTYYYDFFILNKERNAKTTTVLAVAAYKAIIDRIVQIMKEMNINILAIESTSFSLARIISNPDCLFMDVKENIIKIIVFHQHIPSKITTVNHDSTEQVVNAVMQSMEWCKMQESLIEPHTIYINGDILTIDFLENLKLHTNLLVEKIDCFKDIDCIDSIDKRHIEKFSAEILTAISAAKRGFDV, encoded by the coding sequence ATGTTGATCTCAGATAACTTGATAACAGTAATAAAACGTTTTATTATACCATCGTATAAACGTGTAATGGGAATTGATATTACAGGAAGTAGTATCCAGATAGTAGAATTAAGTTTACATAATAAGAAAACAGTTCTAACGGCTTTTGTAAAAGAGCAGCTAATGGATGAATTAGGAAGTCATTTATTAAGTAGTATACAAACTATGATTACGCATTGGGGTGTAAAAAGTAAAGCTGCAATTATTGCTATTGAAGACTCGAATGTTTTTATTAAGAAGCTGATTTTACCAAATTTGAGTGAAACAGAAATAGAAGAAGCTGTTAAATGGGAAATTGATCAATTGAACCCATTTGAAACTGGTACATATTATTATGATTTTTTTATTTTGAATAAAGAAAGAAATGCTAAAACTACTACTGTTTTAGCTGTAGCAGCTTATAAGGCCATAATTGATCGTATTGTTCAAATAATGAAAGAAATGAATATCAATATTTTAGCAATAGAGAGTACTTCTTTTTCGTTGGCCAGAATTATATCCAATCCTGATTGTTTATTCATGGATGTCAAGGAAAATATTATAAAAATTATTGTTTTTCATCAGCATATTCCGTCAAAGATAACTACGGTTAATCATGATTCTACGGAACAAGTCGTAAATGCAGTCATGCAAAGTATGGAATGGTGCAAAATGCAAGAGAGTTTAATTGAACCACATACAATCTACATTAACGGGGATATATTGACTATAGATTTTTTAGAAAATTTAAAATTACATACAAATCTTTTGGTTGAAAAAATAGATTGTTTTAAAGATATCGATTGTATAGATTCTATTGATAAAAGACATATAGAGAAATTTTCTGCAGAAATATTAACAGCAATTTCTGCAGCTAAGCGTGGTTTCGATGTATGA
- a CDS encoding late competence development ComFB family protein produces MEIKNVMEEFVFKHLDKMINSDDKICKCDKCRIDVAMLALNNLKPHYVSTDKGSIYTNIALYEKNNEVNIMCALGRAIKIVGDNPHHVDLR; encoded by the coding sequence ATGGAAATTAAAAATGTTATGGAAGAATTTGTATTTAAGCATTTAGATAAAATGATAAATAGTGATGATAAGATTTGTAAATGTGATAAATGTAGAATCGATGTAGCTATGCTGGCATTAAATAACTTAAAACCGCATTATGTATCAACAGATAAAGGATCTATCTATACCAATATTGCATTATATGAAAAAAATAATGAAGTGAATATTATGTGTGCCCTTGGGAGAGCTATCAAAATAGTAGGGGATAATCCTCACCATGTTGATCTCAGATAA
- a CDS encoding PilW family protein encodes MDSLIRVNFKNKGYFLVELLIALSLMVVVFGVIINLFLFTTRAWYNDNKMLELQQEAKFSVDSIVRDIAYAKSFQIYPDKFEILLEQENRRDTKIVYYVSTQLNQSRLMRDNQPVTGQTMHGKFSVENLSFHKINDRTILIKMNFIDVETKQKFMIDTAASMLNEN; translated from the coding sequence ATGGATTCTTTGATAAGGGTAAATTTTAAAAATAAAGGGTATTTTTTAGTTGAACTGTTAATTGCTTTGAGTTTGATGGTTGTTGTTTTTGGTGTAATAATCAATTTATTCCTATTTACGACACGGGCATGGTACAATGACAACAAAATGTTAGAATTACAGCAGGAGGCTAAGTTTTCTGTAGATAGCATAGTTCGCGATATAGCTTATGCAAAATCATTTCAAATTTATCCAGATAAATTCGAAATTTTGCTAGAGCAAGAAAATCGACGAGACACAAAAATTGTATATTATGTAAGCACGCAGCTAAATCAATCTAGGTTAATGCGTGATAATCAGCCAGTAACTGGACAAACAATGCATGGAAAATTTTCAGTGGAAAATTTGAGCTTTCATAAAATAAATGATAGGACTATATTGATTAAAATGAACTTTATTGATGTAGAGACCAAGCAAAAGTTTATGATTGATACCGCAGCTTCAATGCTAAATGAAAATTAA
- a CDS encoding prepilin peptidase, giving the protein MFGLIIGSFLNMCVYRIPREKSILVPRSTCDYCERFLSIKDLIPVLSYLYSKRRCRYCHAIISIRYPCIELLTSFLFLYTYSRFGLSLEFFQGVILVGFLMVIAAIDYDHQLIFDKVLIPMAGIGIILKVMIILPFINVLYYEVLDMIMGFCLGGGLLLLIHWLSKGGIGWGDIKFAAVIGIWLGWKYTLLTLLFAFILGGVVGVFLIVFKLKERKEYIPFGPFLSIAMFMSYFYGMQYMIYYVELFW; this is encoded by the coding sequence GTGTTTGGGTTAATTATAGGCAGCTTTTTAAATATGTGTGTCTATAGGATTCCAAGAGAAAAATCAATACTTGTTCCTAGATCAACTTGCGATTATTGTGAGAGGTTTTTATCTATTAAAGATTTAATTCCTGTTCTAAGTTATCTATATTCAAAAAGAAGATGCCGATATTGTCATGCTATTATTTCTATACGGTATCCTTGTATAGAATTACTAACCTCATTTTTATTTTTATATACATATAGTCGTTTTGGATTGAGTTTAGAGTTTTTTCAAGGTGTAATATTAGTTGGGTTTTTGATGGTTATTGCTGCTATTGATTATGATCATCAATTAATTTTTGATAAAGTATTAATTCCTATGGCGGGGATTGGCATTATATTAAAAGTCATGATTATATTGCCTTTTATTAATGTTTTATATTACGAGGTTTTAGATATGATTATGGGTTTTTGTCTTGGAGGAGGTTTATTGTTATTGATTCATTGGCTGAGTAAGGGCGGAATTGGCTGGGGTGATATAAAATTTGCTGCGGTAATCGGAATATGGCTTGGCTGGAAATATACGTTATTAACTTTATTATTTGCATTTATTTTAGGCGGCGTTGTAGGCGTTTTTCTAATTGTTTTTAAATTAAAGGAACGCAAAGAGTATATCCCATTTGGTCCATTTCTTTCAATTGCAATGTTTATGAGTTATTTTTACGGAATGCAGTATATGATTTATTATGTAGAGTTGTTTTGGTGA
- a CDS encoding type II secretion system protein, with protein sequence MKKTNDKIKQQGFTLVELMVVIAILGILASLAIPKFTESTVAANTVKIQTDLRTIDAASIIYQAQEGVIPDTVQKLVEKNLLLELPKPPKGKCYIDTERKEVPATSYTIEINTTNNNDTIGRAKLGIYVSSDFLKSK encoded by the coding sequence ATGAAAAAGACGAACGATAAAATAAAGCAGCAAGGGTTTACTTTAGTAGAATTAATGGTGGTTATCGCAATTTTAGGAATTTTAGCATCGTTGGCGATTCCTAAATTTACAGAATCAACAGTGGCAGCAAATACGGTTAAAATCCAAACGGATTTACGAACCATTGATGCGGCATCTATCATTTACCAAGCACAAGAAGGGGTTATTCCGGACACAGTACAAAAATTAGTAGAAAAAAATTTATTATTAGAATTGCCTAAGCCTCCAAAAGGAAAATGTTATATTGATACAGAACGAAAGGAGGTGCCGGCGACTTCTTATACAATAGAAATAAATACAACAAATAATAATGATACTATAGGGCGTGCGAAATTAGGAATTTATGTGTCTAGTGATTTTTTGAAGAGCAAATAA
- a CDS encoding type II secretion system F family protein: MEKMFSYKGKNLEGDLLQDTMIAETEKDVADYIIGKGYFVTQIVEIQKKSLKNYTLFRMNNVPFKEIILFCRQLAMMINAGLSLSSSIHILGMQTQHLAFKEVLKNIYKQIEEGKTLTESLLRYKHIFPNIVIHMISAGELGGILDHVLDKLANYLEKDYKAREKIKTAMIYPMFVLILAILVIIYFMIFVIPNFIEMFDHMNLELPLATKMLLFFSSFMQDYGLIILCCFCVGVWIVFKMKNVETYKFLFDKAMLKIPVFGKIWVEIAMVRFSRTLGTLLHAGIPIITALEVGKNVSGNLVLNRIVSLAQDKIKNGATLSNSVQSSQFFSPMVLQMIVVGEETGFLDDTLNKIADFYESEIDEFITKLNNLLEPFLITMVGFIIGGIVISIALPMFDMIDHVYL; encoded by the coding sequence ATGGAAAAAATGTTTTCATATAAAGGAAAAAACTTGGAGGGAGATCTATTACAGGATACAATGATAGCTGAAACAGAAAAAGATGTAGCGGATTATATTATAGGAAAAGGGTATTTCGTTACTCAAATTGTTGAAATTCAAAAGAAGTCGTTAAAAAATTACACACTATTTAGAATGAATAATGTCCCATTTAAAGAAATAATTCTATTTTGCCGTCAGTTAGCGATGATGATCAATGCTGGATTATCCTTAAGTTCTTCCATACATATTCTAGGTATGCAAACACAACATTTGGCTTTTAAAGAAGTTTTAAAGAATATCTATAAACAAATAGAAGAAGGAAAAACTTTAACAGAATCTTTATTGAGATATAAACATATTTTTCCGAACATTGTAATTCATATGATTTCTGCCGGTGAACTAGGAGGTATATTGGATCATGTGCTAGATAAACTTGCAAATTATTTAGAAAAAGATTATAAAGCAAGAGAGAAAATTAAAACTGCGATGATCTATCCGATGTTTGTTCTAATATTGGCTATTTTAGTAATTATTTATTTTATGATTTTTGTTATACCGAACTTTATTGAAATGTTTGATCATATGAATTTAGAATTACCGCTGGCAACGAAAATGTTGTTGTTTTTCAGTTCTTTTATGCAAGATTATGGACTTATTATTTTATGCTGCTTTTGTGTTGGTGTTTGGATTGTATTTAAGATGAAAAATGTAGAAACTTATAAATTTTTATTTGATAAAGCAATGCTGAAAATTCCTGTATTTGGGAAAATATGGGTAGAAATTGCAATGGTGAGATTTAGTCGAACTTTAGGGACATTATTACATGCAGGGATACCTATTATTACTGCATTAGAAGTTGGTAAAAATGTGAGTGGAAATCTTGTACTGAATCGTATTGTGAGCTTGGCGCAGGATAAAATAAAAAATGGTGCAACATTGTCTAATTCTGTTCAGAGTAGTCAATTTTTCTCGCCTATGGTATTACAAATGATTGTAGTAGGTGAAGAAACAGGCTTTTTAGACGATACTTTAAATAAGATTGCTGATTTTTATGAAAGTGAAATTGACGAATTTATTACCAAATTGAATAATTTATTGGAACCTTTTTTAATTACTATGGTAGGTTTTATAATAGGCGGCATAGTGATCTCTATTGCATTACCAATGTTTGATATGATAGATCATGTCTATCTTTGA
- a CDS encoding type IV pilus twitching motility protein PilT, with the protein MKIVYENKYIDILLKEAIQKKASDLHMTVGIPPAFRIDGGLIFSKLNILTAEDTKSLFESISSKTQQYNLKEDGEVDFSYSSDTCGRFRVNVFKQRGAIAIVMRIISDQIPTLEELDCASTLKSLALKKNGLVLFTGSAGSGKSTTIAAMIDFINQSKALHIITMEDPIEYVHKHKKSIVNQREIYIDSKSFHSALRAALREDPDLIFIGEMRDFETISIAITAAETGHLVFASLHTPDSIQTIDRIIDVFPSQQQQQIRIQLSMNLQGIISQKLLPKKSGVGRIAVFEIMMNTPAIRNIIREGKTQQIISHIQTGASLGMQIFDREIEILLKKNLITKDIALEYIKDLKLV; encoded by the coding sequence ATGAAGATAGTTTATGAGAATAAATATATAGATATTTTACTCAAAGAAGCAATCCAGAAAAAAGCTTCTGATTTGCATATGACGGTTGGAATACCACCGGCCTTTAGAATTGATGGAGGGCTAATATTTTCTAAACTCAACATTTTAACAGCAGAAGATACCAAAAGTCTATTTGAATCTATTTCATCAAAAACACAGCAATATAACCTTAAAGAGGACGGAGAGGTTGATTTTTCCTATTCTTCAGATACATGTGGACGATTTAGGGTAAATGTTTTTAAACAAAGAGGCGCAATAGCCATTGTAATGAGGATTATCAGCGATCAAATTCCAACCTTGGAAGAATTAGATTGCGCTTCTACATTAAAATCACTAGCGTTAAAAAAGAATGGACTAGTGTTATTTACCGGTTCAGCAGGTTCTGGAAAATCAACTACAATTGCGGCTATGATTGATTTTATTAATCAATCGAAAGCCTTGCATATTATTACAATGGAGGATCCTATTGAATATGTACATAAACATAAAAAAAGTATAGTGAATCAACGTGAAATTTATATAGATTCAAAATCTTTTCACAGTGCATTGAGGGCCGCACTACGAGAAGACCCGGATTTGATATTTATTGGTGAAATGAGAGATTTTGAAACGATATCAATTGCAATTACTGCGGCTGAAACAGGCCATTTGGTTTTTGCAAGCTTACATACACCTGATTCAATACAGACAATTGATAGAATTATTGATGTTTTTCCCAGCCAGCAACAACAGCAAATACGTATACAATTATCCATGAATTTGCAAGGAATTATTTCGCAAAAATTATTGCCTAAAAAAAGTGGTGTAGGTCGAATTGCGGTATTTGAAATCATGATGAATACACCTGCAATTCGGAATATTATTAGGGAAGGGAAAACGCAGCAAATAATATCTCATATTCAAACAGGGGCCTCATTAGGTATGCAAATTTTTGATCGAGAAATTGAAATTCTATTAAAAAAGAATTTAATTACAAAAGATATTGCATTAGAATATATAAAAGATTTAAAACTGGTTTAA
- a CDS encoding GspE/PulE family protein, whose protein sequence is MMIDQRIVNDRSIIEIVDEMIKKAICTRASDIHIEPTDQYLRIRFRVDGALREVSSFPLKLHLPFISRLKIMGELDIAEKRLPQDGRIIYKEDDRAIDLRISTMPTILGEKIVLRILDKSLRFVDIQKMGFSEGNLRKYVSLYKKPYGMILNTGPTGSGKTTTLYGTLSELNDPSKNIVTIENPVEYRLDGINQIQINSKIDLSFSKTLRSVLRQDPNIIMIGEIRDRETARIAIHAAQTGHLVFSTLHTNHAIGAITRLVDIGIEPFLVSSSILGIVAQRLVRLICPKCKISYKLDESVEDRETLEPYIKNPNTVLYKGRGCCDCNFTGYYGQTAIHEVLPMTKKIRNGINRQVSAEQLKEFAVEEGFVSMQQDGMQKVLTGQTTIQEILRLAYEDSL, encoded by the coding sequence ATGATGATAGATCAAAGAATCGTTAATGATAGATCAATTATTGAGATTGTTGATGAGATGATAAAAAAAGCGATCTGTACGCGAGCAAGTGATATTCATATTGAACCAACGGACCAGTATTTAAGGATTCGTTTTCGTGTTGATGGAGCGTTGAGAGAAGTTTCGTCTTTTCCATTAAAACTTCACTTGCCATTTATTTCGCGATTAAAAATCATGGGTGAACTTGATATTGCCGAAAAGAGATTACCTCAGGATGGAAGAATTATATACAAAGAAGATGACAGAGCAATTGATTTGAGAATATCTACAATGCCTACAATTTTAGGCGAAAAAATCGTACTTCGTATATTAGATAAAAGTTTACGGTTCGTTGATATTCAAAAGATGGGCTTTTCAGAAGGAAATTTAAGAAAATATGTATCCCTGTATAAAAAGCCTTACGGCATGATTTTAAATACAGGACCGACTGGATCCGGGAAAACTACGACGCTTTATGGAACATTATCGGAATTGAATGATCCAAGTAAAAATATTGTTACAATTGAAAATCCGGTAGAGTATCGACTCGACGGAATAAACCAAATACAAATAAATTCTAAAATAGATTTATCTTTTTCGAAAACATTACGATCTGTTCTGCGACAAGACCCCAATATAATTATGATTGGAGAGATTCGTGATCGTGAAACAGCAAGAATCGCTATTCATGCTGCACAAACTGGGCATTTAGTTTTTAGCACATTGCATACCAATCATGCAATTGGTGCAATAACACGATTGGTTGATATCGGAATTGAGCCATTTTTAGTTTCCTCATCTATTCTAGGAATTGTTGCACAACGTTTAGTTCGATTGATTTGTCCAAAATGCAAAATAAGTTATAAGTTAGATGAAAGCGTAGAAGATAGAGAAACATTAGAGCCATATATAAAGAATCCAAATACTGTTCTATATAAAGGGCGTGGTTGCTGTGATTGCAATTTTACAGGTTATTATGGACAAACAGCGATTCATGAAGTGTTGCCGATGACAAAGAAAATACGGAACGGTATTAATAGACAAGTTTCGGCTGAACAGTTAAAGGAATTTGCGGTTGAAGAAGGTTTTGTAAGTATGCAGCAAGATGGTATGCAAAAAGTTCTCACTGGGCAGACAACAATACAAGAAATACTGAGGTTAGCATATGAAGATAGTTTATGA
- a CDS encoding YqeG family HAD IIIA-type phosphatase, translating to MIKDLLFPNLFVPSLFEIPLLELKNKGIRAIIFDLDNTIIAWESENVELDVMLWIKSLKSSGFICCIVSNNLTDRVQNIAATLEIAYIAKGYKPLSFGFKRALHKFNVPSSQVAVVGDQIFTDVLGGNYLNLYTILVSPLSKKEFFGTKFMRMLEKLILNYYKV from the coding sequence ATGATAAAAGATTTATTATTTCCAAACTTATTTGTGCCGAGTTTATTTGAGATCCCATTACTTGAATTGAAAAATAAAGGGATTCGTGCGATTATTTTTGATTTGGATAATACAATCATCGCGTGGGAAAGTGAAAATGTAGAGTTGGATGTAATGTTGTGGATAAAAAGCCTAAAGAGCAGTGGATTTATATGTTGTATTGTATCCAATAATTTGACAGATCGGGTGCAAAATATCGCAGCAACATTAGAAATAGCCTATATAGCAAAAGGTTATAAGCCATTAAGTTTTGGGTTTAAACGTGCCTTGCATAAATTTAACGTACCTTCCTCACAAGTTGCTGTTGTTGGAGATCAAATTTTTACAGACGTTCTTGGGGGAAATTATTTAAATTTATATACGATACTAGTCAGTCCTTTAAGTAAAAAAGAATTTTTTGGAACTAAATTTATGCGAATGCTTGAAAAATTGATTCTAAATTATTATAAAGTATAG
- a CDS encoding magnesium chelatase subunit ChlI family protein encodes MKDHKTRFLLNKILSCFLHVCPCGYLNDTLKECTCTPNEIKRYTKKISGPLLDRIDIHITVPRLEYTEMVGDKRSESSSVIRSRVEEARKIQLKRLNKYHIFCNAQMRHRHIQKTCLLTTTAQSILEQVFVKMGLSARSYDRIIKVARTIADLDNSEMITERHIAEAVQLRSNINTTL; translated from the coding sequence TTGAAGGATCATAAGACACGTTTTTTGTTAAATAAAATATTGAGTTGCTTTCTGCACGTTTGTCCGTGCGGATATCTTAATGACACGTTGAAGGAGTGCACTTGTACACCGAACGAAATTAAGCGATACACGAAAAAAATATCCGGGCCCTTGTTAGACCGAATTGATATTCATATTACAGTTCCTCGACTAGAATATACCGAAATGGTGGGTGATAAACGATCTGAAAGTTCAAGTGTAATTAGAAGCAGGGTGGAAGAGGCTAGAAAAATACAACTAAAAAGATTAAATAAATATCATATATTTTGTAATGCGCAAATGCGGCATAGGCATATTCAGAAAACTTGTTTATTAACAACTACGGCACAAAGTATTTTAGAACAAGTATTTGTGAAAATGGGTTTATCAGCGAGAAGTTATGATCGAATTATAAAAGTGGCGAGAACGATTGCTGATTTGGATAATTCTGAGATGATTACGGAGCGGCATATAGCCGAGGCAGTGCAGCTTCGTAGCAATATAAATACTACACTATGA
- a CDS encoding helix-turn-helix domain-containing protein, whose translation MSYDPSNLKPPGNSVGERVRWARQKKNLTQVELAKRVSCVATTIIIIEKTGRYNISTLKKISIVVDQPIEFLGCFENMPETTFGDRLKKARYYHGYDKKEAAEIVGFNQRTLYDWERGKREPSVKALDKLVSFINILNQNSQ comes from the coding sequence GTGTCTTATGATCCTTCAAATCTAAAGCCTCCTGGAAATAGTGTCGGTGAACGTGTTCGTTGGGCTAGACAAAAAAAGAATCTTACCCAAGTTGAACTAGCGAAAAGAGTTAGTTGCGTAGCGACTACTATTATCATTATCGAAAAAACAGGACGTTATAACATCTCTACGTTAAAAAAAATTAGTATAGTTGTAGATCAGCCAATCGAGTTCCTAGGCTGCTTTGAAAATATGCCTGAAACTACGTTTGGGGATCGATTAAAAAAGGCCAGGTATTATCACGGGTATGATAAAAAAGAAGCTGCAGAAATTGTTGGATTTAACCAGCGCACCTTGTATGATTGGGAAAGGGGGAAACGTGAACCTAGTGTCAAAGCATTGGATAAACTAGTCTCTTTTATTAACATTTTAAACCAAAATTCACAATAA